In the Deferribacter desulfuricans SSM1 genome, AGCCGGTTTTGCAAATATGAAAGCTTTATCAAGGAGGAATGATGAACCTGAAAAATCAAGTAGACCTTTTGATGCTGATAGAGATGGTTTTGTTATGGGGGAAGGAGCTGGGATTTTGATTTTAGAAGAGTTAGAGCATGCGCTTGCTAGAGGAGCTAAGATTTATGCAGAAGTAGTTGGGTATGGTATGACTGGAGATGCCTACCATATTACTGCTCCTGATGAATCAGGGGATGGTGCATGTAGGGCAATGAAGCTGGCTATTAAAGATGCTGGTATTTCTACAGAAGATATAGACTATATTAATGCCCATGGGACCTCCACTCCTTACAATGATTTGATTGAAACAAAAGCAATAAAAAAGGTTTTTGGAGAAAAAGCTTATAATCTTTATGTAAGTTCTACAAAGTCTATGACAGGTCATCTTTTAGGTGCAGCAGGTAGTGTGGAGGCTGCATATTGTGCTTTGGCTATTAAAAATAGTGTTGTTCCACCAACCATCAATTTAGAAAATCCAGATCCAGAATGTGATTTAAATTATGTTCCAAATAAACCTATAAATGCAAATATTAAATACACCTTGAGTAACTCTTTTGGTTTCGGTGGCACTAATGCTTGTTTAGTCTTGAAAAAGTATGAGTAACATTGAAGAATTAGAAGAGTTAATAGGGTATAGATTTAAAAATAAATCGTTGCTACTTGAGGCCCTCACACACTCTTCTTATGCTTATGAAAAGAAATTGAAGAGAAATTATGAAAGACTTGAGTTTTTAGGGGATTCTGTTTTACAACTTATTGTTACTGAATACCTTGTAATCAAGTACAAAGAGTTTAAAGAAGGTGTTTTATCAAAATACCGTTCATTTTTTGTTAGTGAAGATATCATAAGTGAAATAGCTTTAAAGATAAGATTAAATGACTTTTTGATGCTTGGTAAAGGGGAAATAGTGAGTGGGGGATATACAAAACCTTCCATTTTAGCAGA is a window encoding:
- the fabF gene encoding beta-ketoacyl-ACP synthase II, which gives rise to MNKRVVITGIGLVTPLGIGVEENWKNILEGKSGIGYISRFDASEFPVKIAAEVKDFNKEEYVDKRDIKRFDEFIVLALVAAELAARDANLNFGNIDHEEAGAIIGSGIGGFKTIEDQHAVYMQKGYRRVSPFFIPSAIINMGSGAISIRYGLKGPNSSVVTACATGTHAVGDAFKIIQRGDAKIMFAGGAESAITPLAVAGFANMKALSRRNDEPEKSSRPFDADRDGFVMGEGAGILILEELEHALARGAKIYAEVVGYGMTGDAYHITAPDESGDGACRAMKLAIKDAGISTEDIDYINAHGTSTPYNDLIETKAIKKVFGEKAYNLYVSSTKSMTGHLLGAAGSVEAAYCALAIKNSVVPPTINLENPDPECDLNYVPNKPINANIKYTLSNSFGFGGTNACLVLKKYE
- the rnc gene encoding ribonuclease III produces the protein MSNIEELEELIGYRFKNKSLLLEALTHSSYAYEKKLKRNYERLEFLGDSVLQLIVTEYLVIKYKEFKEGVLSKYRSFFVSEDIISEIALKIRLNDFLMLGKGEIVSGGYTKPSILADIFESLLGAVYLDGGYNEARRIVLMLMSELMDEYIEKGIIIDPKTELQKITQQKFGYIPEYKVLKEEGPEHDKVFTVELKLADGNKFIGVGRNKKKAEIDAASKALTFLQDNQLI